The Streptomyces achromogenes genome window below encodes:
- a CDS encoding glycoside hydrolase family 31 protein, with amino-acid sequence MNQPAENQPQVSLAQSSPTVGTFRERDGALEWSGRQETLRIEPWGPDAVRVRARLGGPILEGLPGALLDGPPATESSVKTGDGEGLLTVGALTVEVSAEGLVRFLRTDDRTEILAEDRAHFWWPGSRLYTAVGNGHHRLEQRFAAYDDERLYGLGQHQHGRLDQKGLVLDLVQRNAEVGIPVLTSSRGYTLLWNNPAIGRVELAGNGTRWVADSARQIDYWITAGAPADGQRRYSAVTGRTPMLPEWAAGFWQCKLRYRTQDELLEVAREYKRRGLPLDAIVCDFFHWTHLGDWKFDPAEWPDPAAMVRELEEMGVKLVVSVWPSVSPLSENHQLMEQRGYFIGTQYGPMAHADWPDKGVASTVQVAFYDATNPEARDFLWSRIRDNYLAPYGITAFWLDACEPELKPGFPENLRYWAGPGLEVGNMYPAENARTFYEGLRAAGEEEIVSLNRSAWAGSQRYGAALWSGDIGTDFPTLRRQIAAGLNTALSGIPWWNTDIGGFHGGDPDDPAYREVMVRWFQFGAVSPLMRLHGFRDPGMPLGPDMTGGPNEVWSYGEEAGAILEAYLRLRDRLKPYVMEVMREAHEEGLPPMRPLFLEFPGDPAAWSVDDSYLFGRDLLVAPVLTAGATTRTAHLPAGAVWTDAWTGETYEGGTTVTVDAPLERLPLFLRDGARLPVAE; translated from the coding sequence GTGAACCAGCCTGCCGAAAACCAGCCTCAGGTCAGCCTCGCGCAGTCGTCGCCCACGGTCGGCACCTTCCGGGAGCGCGACGGCGCGCTGGAGTGGAGCGGCCGTCAGGAGACCCTGCGGATCGAGCCGTGGGGCCCGGACGCCGTCCGGGTGCGCGCCAGGCTCGGCGGACCGATCCTCGAGGGACTGCCGGGCGCCCTGCTCGACGGGCCGCCCGCCACCGAGAGCAGCGTCAAGACCGGTGACGGGGAGGGCCTGCTGACGGTCGGCGCGCTCACCGTCGAGGTGAGCGCCGAGGGCCTGGTCCGCTTCCTGCGCACCGACGACCGCACCGAGATCCTGGCCGAGGACCGCGCCCACTTCTGGTGGCCGGGCTCGCGCCTCTACACGGCCGTCGGCAACGGCCACCACCGCCTGGAGCAGCGGTTCGCCGCCTACGACGACGAGCGGCTGTACGGCCTCGGCCAGCACCAGCACGGCCGCCTCGACCAGAAGGGCCTGGTCCTGGACCTCGTCCAGCGCAACGCCGAGGTCGGCATCCCGGTGCTCACCTCGAGCCGCGGCTACACGCTGCTGTGGAACAACCCGGCGATCGGCCGCGTCGAGCTGGCCGGCAACGGCACCCGCTGGGTCGCCGACTCGGCCCGGCAGATCGACTACTGGATCACGGCCGGCGCCCCGGCCGACGGCCAGCGCCGCTACAGCGCGGTCACCGGCCGGACCCCGATGCTGCCGGAGTGGGCGGCGGGCTTCTGGCAGTGCAAGCTGCGCTACCGCACGCAGGACGAACTCCTCGAGGTGGCACGGGAGTACAAGCGCCGGGGGCTGCCGCTCGACGCCATCGTCTGCGACTTCTTCCACTGGACGCATCTGGGCGACTGGAAGTTCGACCCGGCGGAGTGGCCCGACCCGGCGGCGATGGTCCGCGAGCTCGAGGAGATGGGCGTCAAACTGGTGGTGAGCGTGTGGCCGTCGGTGTCGCCGCTGAGCGAGAACCACCAGCTGATGGAGCAGCGCGGCTACTTCATCGGCACCCAGTACGGTCCCATGGCGCACGCCGACTGGCCCGACAAGGGGGTCGCCTCGACGGTCCAGGTGGCGTTCTACGACGCGACCAACCCCGAGGCCCGGGACTTCCTGTGGTCGAGGATCCGCGACAACTACCTCGCCCCGTACGGCATCACGGCCTTCTGGCTGGACGCCTGCGAGCCGGAGCTGAAGCCCGGTTTCCCGGAGAACCTGCGCTACTGGGCGGGCCCGGGTCTGGAGGTCGGCAACATGTACCCGGCCGAGAACGCCCGCACGTTCTACGAAGGGCTGCGCGCGGCCGGCGAGGAGGAGATCGTCAGCCTCAACCGCTCGGCCTGGGCGGGCAGTCAGCGCTATGGCGCCGCCCTGTGGTCCGGTGACATCGGGACCGACTTCCCGACGCTGCGCCGGCAGATCGCGGCCGGCCTGAACACCGCGCTGTCGGGCATTCCCTGGTGGAACACCGACATCGGCGGCTTCCACGGCGGCGACCCGGACGACCCGGCGTACCGGGAGGTGATGGTCCGCTGGTTCCAGTTCGGGGCGGTGTCCCCGCTGATGCGTCTGCACGGATTCCGCGACCCGGGCATGCCGCTCGGTCCCGACATGACCGGCGGCCCGAACGAGGTGTGGTCGTACGGCGAGGAGGCGGGCGCGATCCTGGAGGCGTACCTGCGGCTGCGCGATCGGCTGAAGCCGTATGTCATGGAGGTCATGCGGGAGGCGCACGAGGAGGGCCTGCCACCCATGCGGCCGCTGTTCCTGGAGTTCCCCGGCGACCCGGCGGCCTGGTCGGTGGACGACTCCTACCTCTTCGGCCGCGACCTGCTCGTCGCGCCGGTGCTGACGGCGGGCGCGACGACCCGCACGGCCCACCTCCCGGCGGGCGCGGTCTGGACGGACGCGTGGACGGGCGAGACGTACGAGGGCGGGACGACCGTGACGGTCGACGCCCCGCTGGAGCGCCTCCCGCTGTTCCTGCGGGACGGGGCCCGGCTACCGGTGGCCGAGTAA
- a CDS encoding LacI family DNA-binding transcriptional regulator yields the protein MVTLAEVAQHAGVSASTVSYVLSGKRSISTTTRQRVEQSIRELGYHPNAGARALASSRSNIIALMIPLRTDIYVPVMMEIAIAVATTARTYGYDVLLLTGEEGPDAVRRVTGSGLADAMILMDVELDDERLPLLRSTDQPSVLIGLPADTSGLTCVDLDFAATGALCVEHLATLGHRDIAVIGEAPAVYERHTGFAERTLEGLRHRARELGQRLLHRPCEGGYDAMAVTLARVLDERPGTTGFVVQNESAVEPLLALLRQQGRAVPEDVSVVAICPDQVAVQASVRLTSVAIPAQEMGRHAVERLVAKLEGRGGDEVVLIAPELTVRASTGPAPSGA from the coding sequence ATGGTCACCCTCGCCGAGGTCGCCCAGCACGCCGGAGTCTCGGCGAGCACGGTGAGCTATGTCCTCAGTGGCAAGCGGTCCATCTCGACGACGACCCGGCAGCGCGTCGAACAGAGCATCCGGGAGCTCGGCTACCACCCGAACGCGGGCGCCCGCGCACTGGCCAGCAGCCGGTCCAACATCATCGCGCTGATGATTCCGCTGCGCACCGACATCTACGTGCCGGTGATGATGGAGATCGCCATCGCGGTGGCCACCACGGCGCGCACGTACGGGTACGACGTCCTGCTGCTGACCGGCGAGGAGGGGCCCGACGCCGTCCGGCGCGTCACCGGCAGCGGGCTCGCCGACGCGATGATCCTGATGGACGTCGAGCTGGACGACGAGCGGCTGCCGCTGCTGCGCTCCACCGACCAGCCCTCCGTGCTGATCGGGCTGCCCGCCGACACCTCCGGCCTGACCTGCGTCGACCTCGACTTCGCGGCGACCGGCGCGCTGTGCGTGGAGCACCTGGCGACGCTGGGGCACCGCGACATCGCGGTCATCGGCGAGGCGCCCGCGGTCTACGAACGGCACACCGGCTTCGCCGAACGCACCCTGGAAGGTCTGCGGCACCGGGCCAGGGAACTGGGCCAACGGCTGCTGCACCGCCCGTGCGAGGGCGGGTACGACGCGATGGCCGTGACGCTGGCCCGGGTCCTCGACGAGCGGCCGGGCACCACCGGCTTCGTCGTGCAGAACGAGTCGGCGGTCGAGCCGCTCCTCGCGCTGCTGCGCCAGCAGGGCCGGGCCGTCCCGGAGGACGTGTCGGTGGTGGCGATCTGCCCCGATCAGGTCGCCGTCCAGGCGTCGGTGCGGCTGACCTCGGTCGCCATCCCCGCCCAGGAGATGGGCCGGCACGCCGTGGAACGCCTCGTCGCCAAGCTGGAGGGGCGCGGCGGCGACGAAGTCGTGCTCATCGCTCCCGAGCTGACGGTCCGGGCGAGCACGGGACCGGCGCCCTCCGGAGCCTGA
- a CDS encoding acyl-CoA dehydrogenase family protein, which translates to MSAPPLKKPTVTEREARQVAEAAREQDWRKPSFAKELFLGRFRLDLIHPHPVPSDEAVRRGEAFLAKLRAFCDTQVDAARIEREARIPDEVIAGLKELGALGMKIDPKYGGLGLTQVYYNKALALIGSASPAIGVLLSAHQSIGVPQPLKMFGTPEQKQKFLPRCATTDISAFLLTEPDVGSDPARLATSAVPDGDDYVLDGVKLWTTNGVVADLLVVMARVPRSEGHKGGITAFVVESDSPGITVENRNAFMGLRGIENGVTRFHRVRVPAANRIGPEGAGLKIALTTLNTGRLSLPASCVAAGKWSLKIAREWSAAREQWGKPIAHHEAVGAKISFIAATTFALEAVLDLSSQMADEDRNDIRIEGALAKLIASEMGWRMADELVQIRGGRGFETAASLAARGERAVPAEQVLRDLRINRIFEGSTEIMHLLIAREAVDAHLTVAGDLIDPDKSLQDKAKAGAGAGVFYAKWLPKLVAGPGQLPSSYSEFKHAGVDLAPHLRHVERHARKLARSTFYAMSRWQGRMETKQGFLGRIVDIGAELFAMSAACVRAELLRSRGEHGREAYQLADAFCRQSRLRVDELFTRLWSNTDDLDRKVVKGVMAGAYEWLEQGIVDPSGDGPWIAEAAPGPSERENVHRSLG; encoded by the coding sequence ATGTCCGCACCACCCCTCAAGAAACCCACCGTCACCGAACGTGAGGCCCGTCAGGTCGCCGAGGCCGCCCGGGAACAGGACTGGCGCAAGCCCAGCTTCGCCAAGGAACTGTTCCTGGGCCGTTTCCGGCTCGACCTCATCCACCCTCACCCGGTCCCCTCCGACGAGGCCGTCCGGCGCGGCGAGGCGTTCCTGGCCAAGCTCCGCGCCTTCTGCGACACGCAGGTGGACGCCGCCCGCATCGAGCGCGAGGCCCGGATCCCCGACGAGGTGATCGCCGGCCTCAAGGAGCTCGGCGCCCTCGGCATGAAGATCGACCCCAAGTACGGCGGCCTCGGCCTGACGCAGGTCTACTACAACAAGGCGCTGGCCCTCATCGGCTCGGCCAGCCCCGCGATCGGCGTGCTGCTGTCGGCGCACCAGTCGATCGGCGTACCGCAGCCGCTGAAGATGTTCGGCACCCCCGAGCAGAAGCAGAAGTTCCTGCCCCGCTGCGCCACCACCGACATCAGCGCCTTCCTCCTCACCGAGCCGGACGTCGGCTCCGACCCGGCCCGCCTCGCCACCAGCGCGGTGCCCGACGGGGACGATTACGTCCTCGACGGCGTCAAGCTGTGGACCACCAACGGCGTGGTCGCCGACCTGCTGGTGGTGATGGCCCGGGTGCCGAGGAGCGAGGGCCACAAGGGCGGCATCACCGCGTTCGTCGTGGAGAGCGACTCGCCCGGCATCACCGTCGAGAACCGCAACGCCTTCATGGGCCTGCGCGGCATCGAGAACGGCGTCACCCGCTTCCACCGGGTCCGCGTCCCGGCCGCGAACCGCATCGGACCCGAGGGCGCGGGCCTCAAGATCGCCCTGACCACCCTCAACACCGGCCGTCTCTCGCTGCCGGCGTCCTGCGTGGCCGCCGGCAAGTGGAGCCTGAAGATCGCCCGTGAGTGGTCGGCCGCGCGCGAGCAGTGGGGCAAGCCCATCGCCCACCACGAGGCGGTCGGCGCGAAGATCAGCTTCATCGCGGCGACGACCTTCGCCCTGGAGGCCGTTCTCGACCTGTCCTCGCAGATGGCCGACGAGGACCGCAACGACATCCGCATCGAGGGCGCGCTGGCCAAGCTCATCGCCTCCGAGATGGGCTGGCGGATGGCCGACGAGCTGGTCCAGATCCGCGGCGGCCGCGGCTTCGAGACGGCCGCGTCCCTCGCCGCCCGCGGCGAACGCGCGGTCCCCGCCGAACAGGTCCTGCGCGACCTGCGGATCAACCGCATCTTCGAGGGCTCGACGGAGATCATGCACCTCCTCATCGCCCGCGAGGCCGTCGACGCCCACCTCACGGTCGCCGGCGACCTCATCGACCCCGACAAGTCCCTCCAGGACAAGGCGAAGGCGGGCGCGGGCGCCGGTGTCTTCTACGCCAAGTGGCTGCCCAAGCTGGTCGCGGGACCGGGGCAGCTGCCGTCGTCGTACAGCGAGTTCAAGCACGCGGGCGTCGACCTCGCCCCGCATCTGCGCCACGTGGAGCGGCACGCCCGCAAGCTCGCCCGCTCCACGTTCTACGCCATGTCCCGCTGGCAGGGCCGGATGGAGACCAAGCAGGGCTTCCTCGGCCGGATCGTGGACATCGGCGCGGAGCTCTTCGCGATGAGCGCGGCCTGTGTGCGCGCCGAGCTGCTGCGCTCGCGCGGTGAGCACGGCCGCGAGGCCTACCAGCTCGCCGACGCCTTCTGCCGCCAGTCCCGGCTGCGCGTCGACGAGCTCTTCACCCGCCTGTGGAGCAACACCGACGACCTGGACCGCAAGGTCGTCAAGGGCGTCATGGCGGGTGCCTACGAGTGGCTGGAGCAGGGCATCGTCGACCCGTCCGGGGACGGCCCGTGGATCGCCGAGGCGGCCCCGGGACCCAGCGAGCGGGAGAACGTCCACCGTTCCCTCGGGTGA
- the dxr gene encoding 1-deoxy-D-xylulose-5-phosphate reductoisomerase, which yields MSDSPSPLADPHLVYDPVVGDGPKDVVVLGSTGSIGTQAIDLVLRNPDRFRVTGLSANGGRVALLAEQARLLRVRTVAVAREDVVPALREALAAEYGAGEPLPEILAGPDAATLLAASDCHTVLNGITGSIGLAPTLAALEAGRTLALANKESLIVGGPLVKALAKPGQIIPVDSEHAALFQALAGGARADVRKLVVTASGGPFRGRTKAQLAHVTVEDALAHPTWSMGPVITINSATLVNKGLEVIEAHLLYDIPFSRIEVVVHPQSYVHSMVEFTDGSTLAQATPPDMRGPIAIGLGWPQRVPDAAPAFDWSTASTWEFFPLDDEAFPSVNLARHVGELAGTAPAVFNAANEECVEAFRKGALPFNGIMETVTRVVEEHGTPATGTSLTVSDVLEAETWARARTQELTATAEARA from the coding sequence ATGAGCGACAGTCCAAGCCCTCTCGCCGACCCGCACCTCGTCTACGACCCCGTCGTGGGCGACGGTCCCAAGGACGTGGTGGTCCTCGGCTCCACCGGCTCGATCGGCACCCAGGCCATCGATCTCGTGCTGCGCAACCCGGACCGGTTCCGGGTGACGGGCCTGTCCGCCAACGGCGGCCGGGTCGCCCTCCTCGCCGAACAGGCCCGGCTGCTGCGGGTGCGGACCGTCGCGGTGGCCCGTGAGGACGTCGTGCCGGCCCTGCGCGAGGCGCTCGCCGCCGAGTACGGCGCGGGGGAGCCGCTGCCCGAGATCCTGGCCGGACCGGACGCGGCCACCCTCCTCGCCGCCTCCGACTGCCACACCGTCCTCAACGGCATCACGGGCTCCATCGGTCTCGCGCCCACCCTCGCCGCCCTGGAGGCGGGCCGCACCCTCGCGCTCGCCAACAAGGAGTCGCTCATCGTCGGCGGCCCGCTGGTCAAGGCGCTCGCGAAGCCCGGCCAGATCATCCCGGTGGACTCCGAGCACGCGGCCCTCTTCCAGGCCCTGGCCGGCGGCGCCCGGGCCGACGTCCGCAAGCTGGTCGTCACCGCCTCGGGCGGCCCCTTCCGAGGCCGCACCAAGGCGCAGCTGGCGCACGTCACGGTGGAGGACGCCCTCGCCCACCCCACCTGGTCCATGGGCCCGGTGATCACGATCAACTCCGCGACCCTCGTCAACAAGGGCCTGGAAGTCATCGAGGCGCACCTCCTCTACGACATTCCCTTCTCCCGGATTGAGGTGGTCGTGCACCCGCAGTCGTATGTCCACTCGATGGTTGAGTTCACGGACGGATCGACACTGGCGCAGGCGACGCCCCCCGACATGCGCGGCCCCATCGCCATCGGCCTCGGCTGGCCGCAGCGCGTCCCCGACGCGGCACCCGCCTTCGACTGGAGCACCGCGTCGACCTGGGAGTTCTTCCCCCTCGACGACGAGGCGTTCCCCTCCGTGAACCTCGCCCGGCACGTGGGCGAGCTCGCGGGCACGGCGCCGGCGGTGTTCAATGCCGCGAACGAGGAGTGCGTGGAGGCGTTCCGCAAGGGCGCGCTCCCGTTCAACGGGATCATGGAGACCGTCACCCGGGTCGTGGAGGAGCACGGCACGCCGGCGACGGGAACTTCCCTCACCGTGTCGGACGTCCTCGAGGCGGAGACCTGGGCCCGGGCCCGTACACAAGAACTGACGGCTACCGCGGAGGCGCGAGCATGA
- a CDS encoding M50 family metallopeptidase — translation MTALMMVLGIVVFAVGLLFSIAWHELGHLSTAKLFGIRVPQYMVGFGPTLFSRRKGETEYGFKAIPFGGYIRMIGMFPPGEDGRVTARSTSPWRGMIEDARSAAYEELQPGDETRMFYTRKPWKRVIVMFAGPFMNLVLAVGLFLTVLMGFGIQQQTTTVSSVSPCVIAQSQNRDACKSTDPASPAAAAGMKPGDKIVSFAGQRTDDWNTLSDLIRVSAGKEVAIIVDRKGQELTLHTTIATNQVAKKDSSGAYVQGEYVKAGFLGFSAATGVVQQDFGDSVSWMTDRVGEAVDSIAALPGKIPALWNAAFDGAPREPDSPMGVVGAARVGGEIFTLDIPASQQLAMAVMLVAGFNLSLFLFNMLPLLPLDGGHIAGALWESLRRNLAKLLRRPDPGPFDVAKLMPVAYVVAGVFICFTILVLIADVVNPVKIS, via the coding sequence ATGACAGCCCTGATGATGGTCCTCGGCATAGTCGTCTTCGCGGTCGGCCTGCTGTTCTCGATCGCCTGGCACGAGCTGGGCCACCTCTCCACGGCCAAACTCTTCGGCATCCGGGTGCCGCAGTACATGGTCGGCTTCGGCCCGACCCTCTTCTCGCGCAGGAAGGGCGAGACCGAGTACGGCTTCAAGGCCATCCCGTTCGGCGGCTACATCCGCATGATCGGCATGTTCCCGCCCGGCGAGGACGGCCGGGTGACGGCCCGCTCCACCTCCCCCTGGCGCGGCATGATCGAGGACGCCCGCTCGGCCGCCTACGAGGAGCTCCAGCCGGGCGACGAGACGCGCATGTTCTACACGCGCAAGCCCTGGAAACGCGTCATCGTGATGTTCGCGGGCCCCTTCATGAACCTGGTGCTCGCGGTGGGCCTCTTCCTCACCGTCCTGATGGGCTTCGGCATCCAGCAGCAGACCACCACCGTCAGCTCGGTCTCCCCCTGCGTCATCGCGCAGAGCCAGAACCGCGACGCGTGCAAGTCGACCGACCCGGCCTCCCCGGCCGCGGCCGCCGGCATGAAGCCGGGCGACAAGATCGTCTCCTTCGCCGGTCAGCGGACGGACGACTGGAACACGCTGTCCGACCTCATCCGGGTGAGCGCCGGCAAGGAGGTGGCCATCATCGTCGACCGCAAGGGCCAGGAGCTGACCCTGCACACGACGATCGCCACCAACCAGGTCGCCAAGAAGGACTCCAGCGGGGCGTACGTCCAGGGCGAGTACGTCAAGGCCGGCTTCCTCGGCTTCAGCGCCGCCACCGGCGTCGTCCAGCAGGACTTCGGTGACTCGGTGTCCTGGATGACCGACCGGGTGGGCGAGGCCGTCGACTCCATCGCCGCCCTCCCCGGCAAGATCCCGGCCCTGTGGAACGCCGCCTTCGACGGCGCGCCCCGCGAGCCCGACTCGCCCATGGGCGTGGTCGGCGCGGCCCGCGTCGGCGGTGAGATCTTCACCCTCGACATCCCGGCCTCGCAGCAGCTCGCGATGGCCGTGATGCTGGTCGCCGGCTTCAACCTCTCGCTGTTCCTGTTCAACATGCTCCCGCTGCTGCCCCTGGACGGCGGGCACATCGCGGGCGCCCTGTGGGAGTCGCTGCGCCGCAACCTGGCGAAGCTGCTGCGCAGGCCCGACCCGGGCCCGTTCGACGTGGCGAAGCTGATGCCGGTGGCCTACGTGGTCGCGGGCGTCTTCATCTGCTTCACGATCTTGGTCTTGATCGCAGACGTGGTAAACCCGGTCAAAATCAGTTAA
- the ispG gene encoding flavodoxin-dependent (E)-4-hydroxy-3-methylbut-2-enyl-diphosphate synthase, with protein sequence MTAISLGMPSVPTKIAERRRSRQIQVGSVAVGGDAPVSVQSMTTTRTSDIGATLQQIAELTASGCQIVRVACPTQDDADALSTIARKSQIPVIADIHFQPKYVFAAIEAGCAAVRVNPGNIKQFDDKVREIAKAAKEHGTPIRIGVNAGSLDRRLLQKYGRATPEALVESALWEASLFEEHDFRDIKISVKHNDPVVMIEAYRQLAAQCDYPLHLGVTEAGPAFQGTIKSAVAFGALLCEGIGDTIRVSLSAPPVEEVKVGNQILESLNLKQRGLEIVSCPSCGRAQVDVYKLAEEVTAGLTGMEVPLRVAVMGCVVNGPGEAREADLGVASGNGKGQIFVKGEVIKTVPESKIVETLIEEAMKLAEQMEAAGIASGEPSVSVAG encoded by the coding sequence ATGACTGCGATTTCTCTCGGCATGCCGTCCGTCCCGACCAAGATCGCCGAGCGCCGCAGGAGCCGGCAGATCCAGGTCGGCTCCGTGGCGGTGGGCGGAGACGCACCGGTGTCGGTGCAGTCGATGACCACGACCCGCACGTCGGACATCGGCGCCACGCTCCAGCAGATCGCCGAGCTCACCGCGTCCGGCTGCCAGATCGTCCGCGTGGCCTGCCCGACGCAGGACGACGCCGACGCCCTGTCGACGATCGCCCGCAAGTCGCAGATCCCGGTCATCGCCGACATCCACTTCCAGCCGAAGTACGTCTTCGCCGCGATCGAGGCGGGCTGCGCGGCGGTCCGCGTCAACCCCGGCAACATCAAGCAGTTCGACGACAAGGTGCGGGAGATCGCGAAGGCGGCCAAGGAGCACGGCACGCCGATCCGTATCGGTGTCAACGCCGGTTCGCTGGACCGCCGGCTGCTGCAGAAGTACGGCAGGGCGACCCCTGAGGCGCTGGTGGAGTCGGCGTTGTGGGAGGCGTCCCTCTTCGAGGAGCACGACTTCCGCGACATCAAGATCTCGGTCAAGCACAACGACCCGGTGGTGATGATCGAGGCGTACCGGCAGCTCGCCGCGCAGTGCGACTACCCGCTCCACCTGGGCGTCACCGAGGCGGGTCCGGCGTTCCAGGGCACGATCAAGTCGGCGGTCGCCTTCGGCGCGCTGCTCTGCGAGGGCATCGGCGACACCATCCGGGTCTCCCTGTCGGCGCCGCCGGTGGAGGAGGTCAAGGTCGGCAACCAGATCCTGGAGTCCCTGAACCTCAAGCAGCGCGGTCTGGAGATCGTCTCCTGCCCGTCCTGCGGCCGCGCCCAGGTCGACGTCTACAAGCTCGCCGAAGAGGTCACGGCCGGTCTCACCGGCATGGAGGTCCCGCTGCGCGTCGCCGTCATGGGCTGCGTCGTCAACGGCCCCGGCGAGGCCCGCGAGGCCGACCTCGGCGTCGCCTCCGGCAACGGCAAGGGCCAGATCTTCGTGAAGGGCGAGGTCATCAAGACCGTCCCCGAGTCGAAGATCGTGGAGACCCTCATCGAGGAGGCCATGAAGCTGGCCGAACAGATGGAAGCGGCGGGCATCGCCTCCGGCGAACCGTCGGTGTCGGTCGCGGGCTGA
- a CDS encoding GNAT family N-acetyltransferase codes for MLTQTTSRVLEPSDLDAALAVLDREPVANAFVTSRVQVAGLDPWRLGGEMWGWYEDGMLTSLCYAGANLVPICATPRAVRAFADRARRAGRRCSSIVGPTEATTRLWHLLEPHWGPAREVRTRQPLMVTDRVPADIAPDPYVRRIRKDEMDTIMPACVAMFTEEVGVSPMAGDGGLLYQARVAELVGSGRSFARLDDRGKVVFKAEIGAVTPQACQIQGVWVAPEYRGRGFAAPGMAAILRYALADVAPVASLYVNDFNTAARRTYTKVGFQEVGAFTSVLF; via the coding sequence GTGTTGACCCAGACGACCTCCCGGGTCCTCGAACCGAGCGACCTGGACGCCGCGCTCGCCGTCCTCGACCGCGAGCCGGTCGCCAACGCCTTCGTGACGTCCCGCGTCCAGGTCGCCGGCCTCGACCCGTGGCGGCTCGGCGGCGAGATGTGGGGCTGGTACGAGGACGGCATGCTGACGTCCCTGTGCTACGCGGGCGCCAACCTCGTCCCGATCTGCGCCACCCCCCGCGCCGTGCGCGCCTTCGCCGACCGTGCCCGCCGCGCGGGCCGCCGCTGCTCCTCGATCGTCGGCCCCACCGAGGCGACGACCCGCCTCTGGCACCTCCTCGAACCCCACTGGGGCCCGGCCCGCGAGGTCCGCACCCGTCAGCCCCTCATGGTCACCGACCGCGTGCCCGCCGACATCGCCCCGGACCCCTACGTCCGCCGCATCCGCAAGGACGAGATGGACACGATCATGCCGGCGTGCGTGGCGATGTTCACCGAGGAGGTCGGCGTCTCCCCGATGGCCGGCGACGGCGGTCTGCTCTACCAGGCCCGGGTCGCCGAACTCGTCGGCTCCGGCCGCTCGTTCGCCCGTCTCGACGACCGGGGCAAGGTCGTCTTCAAGGCCGAGATCGGCGCGGTGACCCCCCAGGCCTGCCAGATCCAGGGCGTGTGGGTGGCCCCCGAGTACCGCGGCCGGGGATTCGCCGCCCCCGGCATGGCCGCGATCCTGCGCTACGCCCTGGCGGACGTGGCCCCGGTGGCGAGCCTGTACGTCAACGACTTCAACACGGCGGCACGGCGCACGTACACGAAGGTGGGCTTCCAGGAGGTCGGCGCCTTCACCAGCGTGCTCTTCTGA
- a CDS encoding GNAT family N-acetyltransferase: protein MDLAIGPLDLPAHVDEALAVQAVAFGLGPDEVAVRRQIVLRHMTSPGARAFGATTPEGRLIGFVYGMPNDRTHWWSTVVQPYLRAQSNEYWLDDSFVITELHVHPAFQNRGAGRALITTITDTATEPRSILSALDTESPARALYRALGYHDLARRVLFPSAPRPYAVMGAPLPLLRR, encoded by the coding sequence ATGGACCTCGCCATCGGCCCCCTGGACCTTCCCGCCCACGTGGACGAGGCCCTGGCCGTCCAGGCCGTCGCCTTCGGGCTGGGGCCGGACGAAGTGGCCGTCAGACGGCAGATCGTCCTGCGCCACATGACCAGCCCGGGTGCACGGGCCTTCGGCGCGACGACCCCCGAGGGCCGGCTGATCGGCTTCGTCTACGGCATGCCGAACGACCGCACCCACTGGTGGTCCACCGTCGTCCAGCCCTACCTGCGGGCCCAGAGCAACGAGTACTGGCTGGACGACTCCTTCGTGATCACGGAGCTCCACGTCCACCCCGCCTTCCAGAACCGCGGCGCGGGCCGGGCGCTGATCACCACGATCACCGACACCGCGACCGAGCCCCGATCGATCCTCTCCGCGCTCGACACCGAGAGCCCCGCCCGCGCCCTCTACCGCGCCCTCGGGTACCACGACCTGGCGCGCCGGGTCCTGTTCCCGAGCGCCCCCCGGCCGTACGCGGTGATGGGCGCCCCGCTGCCTCTCCTGCGCCGCTGA